In the Planctomycetaceae bacterium genome, AATCAGGGCAGCTGTCATTCTTCGGAACCCGGAAACCTGCGTTTTCTCTGCGGTCGCTGATTGAGAAGCCCCGATTGACGCGTTCGTCAGCGGAACGATGCCCGCCATCACTGACTCGGTGAATTGTCTGCCACCCGGCTGAACTGGCAGACTGCGAAGCAGTTCGCCGAGTTGTTTAGCGGACTGTTCGAACTGTTTGACTTGCCGTTCCTGAGGCGATGACAATTCGGAATAGGCAACATCCGGGGAGAATTCTCCATCCAATCGCGCCGATGCGTCTTGCATGGCATTCGCAAGTGGATCTGCAGAATCTGGAGAAAAATCGCGTGAGGTTGTCATGGCGGGGGAGGCTGGGTGGGCTTAACTCTATTGATGGCGGAATGTTACGGAAGATGTTGGATCGTCATTGTCTGCTGAAACGACCGCGCACGCAGAACGGGCACGCGCGGCGTTGCTGTTGAGACGCGGGAGAGTCGGCGAGAGTTCCGCAAATGTCGCTGCCTACGTTAGAAATTCCAATCTGAAGTTATACTGTACGGATGATCCGGTGAAAGTGAAGTTCCACTTCCTGATCAACGACCCGCCGTACCCCTTCGACGAGGCAATTGGGTTCGTGATCGGATTCACCGATCCTTTTGATTTCAGATAAAGGAGTTCCCGGTGGCACGCTGAAGGCTGCCTGGTGGATGATCTGATTTCCTGCATCCAGTTCAGGAACAATAAAGTGAACTGTTGATCCAAAACACAGCATGTGATGTTGGAATGCATCTTCGTAGGGACGGAAGCCAGGAAATGGTGGCAGCAGTCCATGATGCAGATTGACGATCCGCCCTCCGGCGAATTTCCAGCAGAGATCTGCTGGCAGCACTCTCATATATCGGGCGAGGATCACATAATCAATTTCGAGTTCATCGACGACCTGTTCCAGCTTCCCGTAGTCCGGATTCCCGTCAGCGTCGCCGATACTTACCCATGGCACATCGAATTGCTCCGCAATACTGCGGCAGGCGTTGCGGTTGCCAATCATCACGGCTGCTTCGGCTTGCAGACGTTTGTCGCGTATGGCTCGCAACAGGGCCAGAGGTGGTTCCGATCGGTACGTCGTGCAGATAGCCAGACGTGGCGGTCGGTTGAATTCAGTACGACACCAAACCCGGATCTGCAAACCTCTCATTTCGCCGATCTGGTTCAGGTGATCTCGAAGTCTTGAGACGTCGTCAGAGTCGCCCGGCCAGTCGATTCGCATCATCATCGCGAAGAGCTGCTCAGAATCACGGTCGTACATCTGAATTTCAAAGATGTTGGCTCCCGCTCCCGTGACATAGTGGACAATAGGATCTGCCAGACCTCGATTATCAGGGCCAACTGCGGTGATAATGACCTGCATGGAGTTTTACTTTCTGCACAACCCGGCGATCGTTAGTGGTATGAATCAAAATCAGGATGGCTACCGGGTTGCTCCCATACTGAATTTCCTGCCATTCGACAGAACCGGACTGTCCAGTGCAGCCGATATAGCCACAGAATCTTGCCACGGTCACGAAATGGATTCCCCAGGAAGCAGATTTTGCCTGTGTCCCGCCAACAGTCCAGTCGATACAGAACTTCAAGTCTTGTTTCTTGTGTGATCAGGAATGAATTCCGATGAACGCCCGGCTGCTACCCGTAATCGTCGTCACCGCCGTCTTTATGCTCGCATGGAGCGGCGATCGAAATGCCATGCAGGCAGCCCTCGCCCGGCGCGACGCCGTTCAGTCAGTTTTACTGGCTCAAACTTACGGACAGAAAACTCTGGAACCCAACGAGGCGAGACATGTCTCGACCCTTGTTTCCAGATCTGAAACCGCATCCGCAGTCGAAGATTCGGAATTGGTACCGCTTCCTGAGGGTATTGCATCCGGGGTCTACCAGGCTGTGAATCAGTCCGGAGCCAGTGTCCGGGTTTCCGTGCCTTCTCAGGGAAAGACGGATCAGACGAACGCGAGAGATTTCTATATCAGCGATTCAAAGGCTGGAGAACGCTGGTACATCGTGCGAATTCAGTCACCCATGACCGTTCATTAGTGCCTTCGATTCACTCGCTGGCGTCGATGACATCACAAGCCGTCCTGCGTTGTGAATAATTTCAGTACGGAATAGACGACTGCTGATATTCTCCGATGCGGGTTCATCGCCGCCGCAATCGCTCGCCATCGAAAATCATTCCTTTACCGGAAGCCGTCTTGCGATGACGACTCTGGTGCGGCCAGCGATCCGTGCAAACAGAATCGTTCGCGGTGGATCGTCTCCGGTGGGAAGCTGTTTGCGAACCGCGTGAGCGTCTGTCGGTATCCGACGACATTTGATTTCGTAGTCGCTGGACGGATTGTTTTTTCGAAGCCACTGTCTGACTTCCCTGATGTTGTTGGGCAAAATTGCTTCAACGAGGAATCCTTTCACGAACACCGATTCGACCGGCGCTTGCCCTGTCAGATATTCTTCCTCCGGATCCAGACGCTCCAGTGACAATAATTCTGCGACACCATCCAGCATGCCGCTGCGCACGACAGCTGGATCCGGGTCGAAAAGAAAAGCGCCACATTCAGCAGCCTGTGGAGCCCATGCCGAAAGCGGATCGATGGAAATGGTTTCTATTTCGACGCCAGCGTCTTGTTGTGATCCTGAACACTTCGATGTCAGGACTGTTGCTCGAAAGGGGTGATTGCCTTTCAGATGGCCAAACCAGACAGTCGCTTCGCGGCATTCTCCGTCCAGGCTGATAAGTTCAATTTCACATTCGGGGAACTTCTGTGTGAAATTGGAGGCCGGGCTGATCTTGATGGCTCCGCCAGCGGCGGTCTTCGTGAGATGCTGCATCCATTCCAGCGGCGGTTGATACTGTTCCAGTCTTTTGACGGGGCGGTCACGCCCGGCACGGCGATCAGGATCGGCATGAACAATTTGCGCGTTCCAGTCTCCTGCTGTAACATCAAGACACCGCGTGATCACCGCCGGATGTGAAGTGTCCCGATCTGCTGATCGAAGAATGTCTGCGTTCCACTGACAGCGAAGAACCATTGACGGATCGGAATCGATCGCCTGCACTTCGCAATTCCGGGACAATGCTGCGGCATCAATACCAATGCCGCAGCAGAGGTCTGTTACGGAATCGCAATCTTGAAACCGCGAAGCCTTGTACAGCGCGAGCTGCCAGTTTGTCGATTGCTCAAGGCCCACCCGCGTCAACCAGAGTTGATCTGCCCGGGGAAGAACTGAAGCTGCCCTGCGCCGAGCCTCATGGAGGCTGAGCGCCGCTCGTACAAGCTCCTCATCAAACTGTTCCCGGAGACGTTTCTGGTTCTTGAGTTCGGCATCGGTGCAGCTGGCAATCACCTCAAACACGGAAGGCGTGTGTCTAAGTCGTTGCAGCAGCAGGCAGTCCTCGTTTGACCCATCGGGATCCATCATTAGCTGCCCTTCTTTCGCATCCGAACGATACCGTCCCAGTCGGCGGGAGCTTTGCGGTCGTGCTGAGTAATCATCATGGAAAGATAATCCTGTGCGCGGTCTTCCGCCGGCATGCTGTGCAGATGCTTCCACGCCTCTGCCCATCGGCCCTGAGTGAATTCTTCTACACCCAGTTCGAAATCGTTAAGGTGCTTTGAAGTCAGTACGGGGAAGCGACTTTCAGGCGGAACCAATTCGCTGACCGTGAGAGGTTTATCCATTCCATAGGGAAGCAGCCGAAGAAGTCGCCGAACACGGCCTTCATCGGGTGGCATGTTCAGACGGATATGCTGATCAAGGTATTCATCGATCAGGACGGACACATGCAGCTCGCGCGTCATGCTTTCGAGTCGACTGGCAAGATTTACGACCGGGCCGAAGACCGTCACCTTGACTTGTTCGCGGGTTCCAATCTTGCCGGCTACAGCGCGGCCATGAGAGATGCCGATGCTGGTTTCGAAATCTCGCAACGGATGGTCCGGATCCGCCTGTGCTCGGGCAAACTCATCACGGATCGCCAGTGCCGCACGACAGGCGTTGAGCGGCGCTTCGGCGGATGCGATTGGCCATCCCCAGAATCCCAGTGCAGCATCTCCCTGAAAATCTCCGGTCACGCCGCCAAAACGCAGAATCTGACTGGTCATGACTTCCAGCGCGAGGCTGACTCGTTCCAGCAATCCCGTCAGATTGTCGGATTCCTCTTCGGCGCGATGACTGAATCCCCGGAGATCACAGAACAGCACGGTCACATCGCATTCCCGAGGTTCCAGCAGTGACGTGTCGAGATCGCGCCCCAGGGCTTCCAGAACCGGTGGAGAAAAAAACTGTCGCAGTCCGGATTGCTGACGTTCCAGTTGTCGTTCTCGCTGCAGTGACCCTACAATTTCCGCGATGAACTCAGTGAACTTAATGTCTGCATGCAAACGCTGTTCATTGGCCTGCGCGCTGTCACCGACGCTTCGACCGGTGACATAGAAAGCGCGATCCCCTCCAATATCCGTGAAGGGTGTACAGAAGGCCCAGTTGTATCCGGCAACCTGAGTGAACGGCTGGTGTTCAGCCTGTTGATCGTCCCAGATATGCACAACATTGCTTTGTTGTTCCATCGCGCTGGAAATCAGCCTGGCGCTGGGTTGAAGCATGGGACCTGTTTCGAACCGCTGCTCCTGATGGAAGACGCGCGGGCGGCTCGATTCTGTCAGCCCCACGATGGCAACCCCATCTGCATTCTGAATTCCTGCCAGTAACAGGCTGCAGAGTCGGATGTGCAAATCACGTTCGACACCCGATTCCCGAATCACCGACGGTAAGCTGGTCAGGACTTCAATTCGCTTTGCAGCATCGTCGTATCGAACGCGTTGAAGCTGCTGGCGATTGATGGCAACCTGCTGGACAGGCTGGTTGCGCGGCGAATCGCTTTGAGTGACCTGCTGAAGTTCAAATCTGGTGCCGCCGATCACGAACGATTGTCCGGCTGTCAGATTCGCATGATCGAATTCGGTGCCATCGATAAAGACAGCGTTGGATGAACCTGCAACACGTTGCAGTTTGATCCCCGATTCTGTGGGAGTGAGATCGACATGGTGTCGGGAGATGGAATCATCCCAGTCCGTTCGGATGGCTGCCTCCGGCGCGCGGCCCAGCGAATAAGTTTTCTGCTGCGTCAGCAGAAACTCCCGATCCAGTCGACGTCCGTGATGAAAGGCCAGCATTCGAAACATCGGGGTAGTATAGTAGGCGATACGACTGTGGTGTTAGCAGGCCACTGAAAAAGGTGTCCTGATCTTCGGGGACGGCATTGAAATACGGCCTGTGAGAAGCACAAGTGCAGCTGAGCCGCTGATTCCGGGTGCACGTGACGCAGCGAGTCTGTATCCAGCGCTATTCTTCAATGCCAAAGTACCGATTCAGAAACGTCTGCCGATCCTCTTCCGTCTGAACGTACTGCACCAGTGCATACAGTTTTTTCTGATCGCGTAACAGTTTGGCGGCTCTCTCATCGGGATCCGCCAGGGACGCGGGCAGAGCACCGAAAATCTGCAGTCTCGTCAGATCGATTTCATCTTCGATCACACCGTATCGCTGCAGCATGGCCAGGACGGTCTCCACTCGCCGATCATGGCGCTGGCGGTCACATAGTCGTTCGCGAAGCCAGTCAATCCCGAAGGCTCGCACCTTTTCTTTTTCATGCGTCAGTAAATCAAAAGTACGTTCATAGAATTCGGCGTCCGGATTGCTCCACCGAATGAATTCCATCTGCGTGTTCAAATCCCGCTGATCATAAAGAAGGACGCATTCGGATGGTTTTCCATCACGTCCCGCGCGACCGATCTCCTGATAGTATGATTCCATCGACCCGGGCACATCGGCATGAACGACGAAGCGAATGTCTTCTTTATCAACGCCCATTCCAAACGCATTTGTAGCCAGAACAAGGCGTCGACGCCCTTTCATAAAGTCGTCCTGAATTCGTTTTCTCTGCCGTCGATCCAGGTCTCCGTGGTAGCAGACATGGTCAATGCCGGCGTTGCGGAGCCGGTCGCTGAATTCTTCCAGCGTGCGGATCAGTGTGAAGTAGATAATCCCGCTTCCTTTCAGGTTTGGCTGGATCCAGCGGTGAATGATGGCCTGCATCGACCGTTGTTTCTCATCTGAGTCCCAGATGTTTTCGACAACCAATTCCAGGTTGGGTCGATGAATGCCTTCGTGGAACAGCCGAACCTGTCCTGTCTGCAATCCCAGTTGTCGAATGATGTCCTGCTGAACATCCGGCGTCGCGGTTGCGGTCAGGGCAATCGTTGTGGGGTTGTTCAGAATCTGTCGAAACTCGGCCAGTCGTGTGTAATCCGGACGAAAATCGTGACCCCACTCGCTGACGCAATGCGCTTCGTCCACTGCGAGCAGACAGACATTTCGCTTTGAGATTACTTCCAGAAAGTCGGGCTTCCGAAATCGTTCGGGCGTGACATACAGCAAGCAGTGCTGCCCTTCCGAGACCGATCGATAACGAGCTTCGCGTTCCGATTTCGTCAACGAAGAATTGATGAATGTTGCATTGATTCCGCGTCGCTGAAGGCTGTCTACCTGATCCTTCATTAGCGCGATCAGCGGCGACAGCACCAGTGTCAGCCGCGGGCGACCATCGGAATCATTGTTTCCCGAATCACCGCTGGCGGAAGAATGCATCAATGCAGGAATTTGAAAACACAGTGATTTGCCGCCCCCCGTCGGCATGATGACCAGCGCATGCTTCTTAGCCATCACGTGATCAATGATGTCCTCCTGAGGACTTCGAAATGCTTCGTAGCCGAAGTAATCCAGCAGCAATTGGGCGGCCTGAGACATCGTGGAATTGGTTTTTCTGCTTTTTGGTAGTGCAATTTGCGTGCTGACTGAAGCGTCTGAAACGTCCTCAAAATCGTTGTAATCGCTTCACGTTCTCGTTGTCTGTCATATCGTTTTACGAACAAGGAGGGTTGTTCGGAAGCAGCGATACCGGCGAGGCATATTTTCTTCAACATCAGGTTCGAATGTTTGAAGACTGTTTCCACTGCCATCCGCACAGCGATTTCAATTATGCCGACCGCCGACCGCCTTCCTCAGGTTTCCGTTGTCATTCCTGTCTATAACGGGGGGGACTATACGGCTTTGGCGATTGAAAGTGCTCTCGGACAGCGGGATTGTGATGTTGAAGTGATTGTCGTCAACGACGGATCGACTGATAAGACCCAGGAAGTGCTGAGTTCTTTTGGTGATGCGATCATCGCGATCAATCAACCGAATCAGGGAATTGCGAAAACCCGAAATCGTGGCATCGAAGCGGCAACTTCAGAATGGGTGGCCTTCCTGGACAACGATGATCTTTGGCTCCCGGAAAAGCTCAGCCAGCAGCTTCAGGCCGCAGAAGCCACACGGGCCGGAGCTGTCTATACCAATACAATGAATTTTGGCGCCGTGGAACGCATTGATTCGCTGCGTCATCCGGATCCGGCCTCGATGCCAATCGGCGATTTGTTTGAGCAACTTTTGATGGACAATTTTTTCGTCACGTCTTCCCTGATGGTTAAGCGTGATGCTCTGAACGCTGTGAGTCGGTTCTCGGAGAATCCTGACCTGGCAGAAGACTGGGATTTATGGCTGAGCCTTGCGGCGGCAGGCGTGCGATTTGCCGCGGTCCCTGACGCACTCACAAAATATCTTTGGCGATCAGGTTCGTTTTCCAAAAATCATGAACGCATGCGTTCATTGCGAATGAACACCGTGAGAAAGGCTCTGGAGACAGATCGAGGCAAATCGCTTCCATGGACAGTCCGACGGCAGGCTCTGGCAAACGTCGAGCGGTGTTCGGCCTGGTTCCTCGCTTCGTCATCACCGCGCAAAGCCATCGCATGGTATATGAACTCGATTCTGCACTGGCCATTTGATGCCGACCCGTGGAAGGGAATTGTTAAGGGCTGCCTCGGTCGCTGTTAGCAGGCCGCTGGAATACGCATGAAACGTAAGCCGAAGCGTGAGCGAGGGACGTTTTGACAGTCGCTGGCGGGACGGTGATCCCTCGCTGACGCATCGTTTTTTCAACGCACTGTTCGATCGGCTGTCTCACGATGACGATCATTGCTTCGAACTGAACAGGCGAAGTTCGGCGGCGGCTTCGCTTCGGCAGGAAGCAAAGAATGATGACTAACGCCTGCGGATCAAATCCGATAAGGCCACCTCACGGACAATATCTTTGATGCCGTAGTGATGTTTCTTGGCTTCGTCGACAATCGCCTGAACTCCCTCCCGATCATCCACGGTCAGCACGCGGCGAAGCGCGTAGGTGCACAGGTGTTCGATAAAGGCACGTGCAAACTCGTCGCGGTCTTCGAGCAGCAGTTGTTTGAACTGCATGGAATCGGTGAACGTCCGTCCGTCCGGCAACACGCCCGAGGCATCCACGAGCGGATCTTCGCCGATGCCGGTTGGGACGTATTCGCGAGTGCGCCACTGGCCAATGGCATCGTAGTGGTCGAATGCCAGTCCAAGAGGATCGATATTCCGATGGCAGGCGGCGCAACTTGTGTTCTGTGCGTGTGCTTCGAT is a window encoding:
- a CDS encoding glycosyltransferase family 2 protein, coding for MPTADRLPQVSVVIPVYNGGDYTALAIESALGQRDCDVEVIVVNDGSTDKTQEVLSSFGDAIIAINQPNQGIAKTRNRGIEAATSEWVAFLDNDDLWLPEKLSQQLQAAEATRAGAVYTNTMNFGAVERIDSLRHPDPASMPIGDLFEQLLMDNFFVTSSLMVKRDALNAVSRFSENPDLAEDWDLWLSLAAAGVRFAAVPDALTKYLWRSGSFSKNHERMRSLRMNTVRKALETDRGKSLPWTVRRQALANVERCSAWFLASSSPRKAIAWYMNSILHWPFDADPWKGIVKGCLGRC
- a CDS encoding adenylate/guanylate cyclase domain-containing protein, which translates into the protein MFRMLAFHHGRRLDREFLLTQQKTYSLGRAPEAAIRTDWDDSISRHHVDLTPTESGIKLQRVAGSSNAVFIDGTEFDHANLTAGQSFVIGGTRFELQQVTQSDSPRNQPVQQVAINRQQLQRVRYDDAAKRIEVLTSLPSVIRESGVERDLHIRLCSLLLAGIQNADGVAIVGLTESSRPRVFHQEQRFETGPMLQPSARLISSAMEQQSNVVHIWDDQQAEHQPFTQVAGYNWAFCTPFTDIGGDRAFYVTGRSVGDSAQANEQRLHADIKFTEFIAEIVGSLQRERQLERQQSGLRQFFSPPVLEALGRDLDTSLLEPRECDVTVLFCDLRGFSHRAEEESDNLTGLLERVSLALEVMTSQILRFGGVTGDFQGDAALGFWGWPIASAEAPLNACRAALAIRDEFARAQADPDHPLRDFETSIGISHGRAVAGKIGTREQVKVTVFGPVVNLASRLESMTRELHVSVLIDEYLDQHIRLNMPPDEGRVRRLLRLLPYGMDKPLTVSELVPPESRFPVLTSKHLNDFELGVEEFTQGRWAEAWKHLHSMPAEDRAQDYLSMMITQHDRKAPADWDGIVRMRKKGS
- a CDS encoding RecQ family ATP-dependent DNA helicase, whose product is MSQAAQLLLDYFGYEAFRSPQEDIIDHVMAKKHALVIMPTGGGKSLCFQIPALMHSSASGDSGNNDSDGRPRLTLVLSPLIALMKDQVDSLQRRGINATFINSSLTKSEREARYRSVSEGQHCLLYVTPERFRKPDFLEVISKRNVCLLAVDEAHCVSEWGHDFRPDYTRLAEFRQILNNPTTIALTATATPDVQQDIIRQLGLQTGQVRLFHEGIHRPNLELVVENIWDSDEKQRSMQAIIHRWIQPNLKGSGIIYFTLIRTLEEFSDRLRNAGIDHVCYHGDLDRRQRKRIQDDFMKGRRRLVLATNAFGMGVDKEDIRFVVHADVPGSMESYYQEIGRAGRDGKPSECVLLYDQRDLNTQMEFIRWSNPDAEFYERTFDLLTHEKEKVRAFGIDWLRERLCDRQRHDRRVETVLAMLQRYGVIEDEIDLTRLQIFGALPASLADPDERAAKLLRDQKKLYALVQYVQTEEDRQTFLNRYFGIEE
- a CDS encoding formyltransferase family protein, whose translation is MQVIITAVGPDNRGLADPIVHYVTGAGANIFEIQMYDRDSEQLFAMMMRIDWPGDSDDVSRLRDHLNQIGEMRGLQIRVWCRTEFNRPPRLAICTTYRSEPPLALLRAIRDKRLQAEAAVMIGNRNACRSIAEQFDVPWVSIGDADGNPDYGKLEQVVDELEIDYVILARYMRVLPADLCWKFAGGRIVNLHHGLLPPFPGFRPYEDAFQHHMLCFGSTVHFIVPELDAGNQIIHQAAFSVPPGTPLSEIKRIGESDHEPNCLVEGVRRVVDQEVELHFHRIIRTV
- a CDS encoding class I SAM-dependent methyltransferase, translating into MMDPDGSNEDCLLLQRLRHTPSVFEVIASCTDAELKNQKRLREQFDEELVRAALSLHEARRRAASVLPRADQLWLTRVGLEQSTNWQLALYKASRFQDCDSVTDLCCGIGIDAAALSRNCEVQAIDSDPSMVLRCQWNADILRSADRDTSHPAVITRCLDVTAGDWNAQIVHADPDRRAGRDRPVKRLEQYQPPLEWMQHLTKTAAGGAIKISPASNFTQKFPECEIELISLDGECREATVWFGHLKGNHPFRATVLTSKCSGSQQDAGVEIETISIDPLSAWAPQAAECGAFLFDPDPAVVRSGMLDGVAELLSLERLDPEEEYLTGQAPVESVFVKGFLVEAILPNNIREVRQWLRKNNPSSDYEIKCRRIPTDAHAVRKQLPTGDDPPRTILFARIAGRTRVVIARRLPVKE